CGGCGTGCCGACCGTCACGCTCAGGCGCCTGCCCCGCGCGGCGAACTCCGCCAGACTCTCCGCCGCGATCAGCGCTCCCCGGCCGATGACCACCAGCTCGTCGGCCGTGTGCTCCATCTCCGTCATCAGATGGCTCGACACGAAGACCGTGCGGCCCTCCGCCGCGAGCCGCCGGAACAGTCCCCGCACCCACTTCACGCCCTCCGGGTCGAGCCCGTTCAGCGGCTCGTCGAACAGCAGCACCGGCGGGTCGCCGAGCAGCGCGCCGGCGATGCCGAGCCGCTGCCGCATGCCCAGCGAGTACCCGCCGATCCGACGCCCGGCCGCCCCCGAGAGACCCACCTCCTCCAGGACCTCGTCGACCCGGGAGACCGGGATGCGGTTGCTGCGCGCCAGGACCGCCAGATGCGCCCGGGCGGTCCTGCCGCCGTGCACGTCCCCGGCGTCGAGGAGCGCGCCGACGTGCCGCAGCCCGCGGGCCCGGTCCGCGAACGGCCGCCCGTCGACCGTCACCGACCCGCTCGTCGGCGCGTGCAGGCCCAGGATCATCCGCAAAGTGGTGCTCTTGCCCGAGCCGTTGGGGCCGAGGAATCCGGTGACCCGGCCCGGCCGGACGGTGAAGGTGAGCGCGTCGACGGCGGTCGTGGCGCCGTAGCGCTTGGTGAGTTCCCTGACTTCGATCATGTGCACCACCGTGCCGTCCGAGCCCGGCGCCGGGCATCAGCCCCGTACGGACAATCGGCACGGCCCCCTGTCACCCCCGGTCGTACACCCTCGGTCCGATGCCCCGGGCCAGGGCCGCCGTTTACGATCACCGCATGCCCGCCACCCCGTCAGCACCGTTCTTCAAGAGGGTCACGCCCGGAGGGTGGGCCGCCGTCGCCTGGGGCGCGGGCATGGTCTTCACCGCCCTCCTCCGGATCCGCGTGCCCGGCCAGGAGGGGCCGGACGTCCTGCCCGGCTTCGTCATCCTGCGCTGGGACGGTCTCCTCATGCTGGCCGTCGGCACCCTCCTCACCCTGCGCGGCAGCGCCCTCCTGACCCGCCGTCCCACCGCCGCCCTCACCTATTTCCTCGTCGCCCCGGTCATCGCCTCCACCCCTCTCGGCGTCACCGCCGTCCCCTTCGCCCAGTACCTCGCGGTCGACGTCGCTCTGTACGCCATCGCCGCCGCCCGCCCCCGCCGCGAGGCCTGGCGGGCGCTCCTGCTCGCCCTCGGCCTCCTCGTCGTCTACCTGGCCGTCCGGGTGCTCGCCGGCTGGCCCGCCGGCACCACGGGCACCCTGGCCGTCGCGCTCGTCGCCCTCGTCGCCTGGCTCCTCGGCCGCTCGGAGGGGCAGGCCCGGGAGTACGCGGAACGGAGCCGCGCGCAGGCCGCCGAACAGGCCGTCACCGCCGAACGCCTCCGGATAGCCCGCGAGATGCACGACACCGTCGCCCACAGCATCGGCATCGTCGCCCTCCAGGCGGGCGCCGCCCGGCGCGTCATCACGACCCAGCCCGAGGCCGCCCGGCAGGCCCTCGGCGAGATCGAGACGGCGAGCCGCGAGACCCTGGCGGGCCTGCGCCGGATGGTCGGCGCCCTGCGCACGACGGAGCCGGAGACGGCGACAGAAGCCGAGCGCGCCCCGTACGCCTCCGTGCCCTCCGCCGACCTTCCCGGCCTCCCCGAGATGCCCGGCCTCGCCGCCCTCGACCGGCTCGCCGAGCTCACCGGGAACGCCGGCGTCCGGGTCGCCGTCCGCCGCCTCGGAGCCCCCGGCCCCTTGCCCCCGGACCTCGACCTCTCCGCCTTCCGGATCGTCCAGGAGGCCGTCACCAACGTCGTACGGCACTCCGGCGCCGACCACTGCACGGTCACCGTCGACCACCGCGACCCCGAGTCCCTCACCGTCACCGTCGAGGACCGCGGCCCCGTCCCCGGCCACGCGCGCGTGAGCACCGGCCGGGGCTCCGGATACGGCCTGACCGGGATGCGGGAGCGCGTCGCGGTGCTGCACGGAGAGTTCAGCGCGGGACCCCGCCCCGGCGGCGGCTTCCGCGTCACCGCCCGTCTTCCCCTGCCTACAGGAGCCACCACCCGATGAACCAGACCACCGCGGAGCAGCCGGTCCGTGTCGTCCTCGCCGACGACCAGCCCCTGGTGCGCACCGCGCTCCGGATGGTCGTCACCGACACCACGGACCTCGTGGTGGTCGGCGAGGCCGCGAACGGCGCCGAGGCCGTCCGTCTCGTCGAGGAGACCGGCGCCGACGTCGTCGTCATGGACCTGCGGATGCCGGGTACGGACGGCATCGAGGCCACCCGGATCATCACGGAGGGCCCGACGGGCGCCCGCGTGGTCGTCCTCACCACCTTCGACGACGACGACCACGTGTACGCGGCGCTCCACGCGGGCGCGTCCGGATTCCTCGTCAAGGACATGGCCCTGGACGACATCCTCGCCGCCGTCCGAGTCGTCGCCTCCGGCGACGCCCTCATCGCGCCCAGCGTCACCCGGCGCCTCATCAAGCAGTTCACCGACCGCCCCAGGACCGTGCCCGCGCCGCCGCGCCGCCGCGCCGAGGGGATCACCGACCGGGAGCGCGAGGTCCTCACCCTCGTCGGGCGCGGCCTGTCCAACGCCGAGGTCGCCGCCGCCCTCCACATCAGCATCGCCACCGCGAAGACCTACGTCACCCGGCTGCTCGCCAAGCTGGACGCCCGCGACCGCGTGCAGCTCGTGATCATCGCGTACGAGGCGGGACTCGTCTCCGCGGCCTGACCGTTCCGCCGCCCGACCGTCCGGGGGCGCGCTCACACGATCCGGTGATCCACTCGCGAGCCGCCGGGCGGCCCGCCCCGGACCGCTTGGATGGAGGGGACCCATCCGGTCCGTCGAGAGAGAGCCGCCCATGGCGAACACCTGGCTGCCGCCCGCCGAGTACGTCGACACGCTGCCGAGAGCGACCGCGTACGCCTGCCTCTACTTCACCGACACCGCAGGCCGCCCCTTCCAGCTCCGGGCCACCTACCAGACCGAGCTGTGGCAGTGGCCCGGCGGCAACATGGACCCGGGGGAGACGCCCTGGGAGACCGCCGTGCGCGAGTGCCACGAGGAGACCGGCCTCGTCTTCACCGGCGCGCCGCGGCTCCTCGCCGCCCACTTCGTCACGGATCGCGGGGAGGACTGGCCGGCCAACCACATCGGCTTCATCTTCGACGGGGGCGAGCTGACGGACGAGCAGATCGCCGCCGTCGTCCTCGACCCGGAGGAACACAGCGAGTACCGTCTGCGGACCCTGGACGAGTGGGAGCGGGAGATGAACCCGCGCGAGTTCGCCCGCCTCGTCGAGATCGACCGGGCGCGGAGGTCCGGATCGACCGTGTACGTGGAGACCGGCGCCACCGGAGCGTGACGGTGGGGCCCGTCCGACGGGACGGGCCCCACCCGGGGGGCGTTCAGCCCCGGCAGCCCACCATCGGGTGGGCGATGTCGACGACGAAACGCTCCGGCGAGTGCAGCCGGAAGGTCTTGTACACGGGCTTGGTGTCGAAGGCGGCTCCGATGGTGACCACGCCCTCGAAGTCGCCGGTGAGCGCGACCCCCTTGAGCGCGGGCAGATGGATCTTCAGCAGCCGGGGGCCCTGGTAGACGGAC
This is a stretch of genomic DNA from Streptomyces sp. R44. It encodes these proteins:
- a CDS encoding ABC transporter ATP-binding protein, with amino-acid sequence MIEVRELTKRYGATTAVDALTFTVRPGRVTGFLGPNGSGKSTTLRMILGLHAPTSGSVTVDGRPFADRARGLRHVGALLDAGDVHGGRTARAHLAVLARSNRIPVSRVDEVLEEVGLSGAAGRRIGGYSLGMRQRLGIAGALLGDPPVLLFDEPLNGLDPEGVKWVRGLFRRLAAEGRTVFVSSHLMTEMEHTADELVVIGRGALIAAESLAEFAARGRRLSVTVGTPDRAGMTALLLGEGAEVEEEAGLLTVTGLPAARIGELALEHRVLLDQLTTRTASLEEAFMELTADSVEYLAGDAR
- a CDS encoding NUDIX domain-containing protein, giving the protein MANTWLPPAEYVDTLPRATAYACLYFTDTAGRPFQLRATYQTELWQWPGGNMDPGETPWETAVRECHEETGLVFTGAPRLLAAHFVTDRGEDWPANHIGFIFDGGELTDEQIAAVVLDPEEHSEYRLRTLDEWEREMNPREFARLVEIDRARRSGSTVYVETGATGA
- a CDS encoding sensor histidine kinase, yielding MPATPSAPFFKRVTPGGWAAVAWGAGMVFTALLRIRVPGQEGPDVLPGFVILRWDGLLMLAVGTLLTLRGSALLTRRPTAALTYFLVAPVIASTPLGVTAVPFAQYLAVDVALYAIAAARPRREAWRALLLALGLLVVYLAVRVLAGWPAGTTGTLAVALVALVAWLLGRSEGQAREYAERSRAQAAEQAVTAERLRIAREMHDTVAHSIGIVALQAGAARRVITTQPEAARQALGEIETASRETLAGLRRMVGALRTTEPETATEAERAPYASVPSADLPGLPEMPGLAALDRLAELTGNAGVRVAVRRLGAPGPLPPDLDLSAFRIVQEAVTNVVRHSGADHCTVTVDHRDPESLTVTVEDRGPVPGHARVSTGRGSGYGLTGMRERVAVLHGEFSAGPRPGGGFRVTARLPLPTGATTR
- a CDS encoding response regulator, with amino-acid sequence MNQTTAEQPVRVVLADDQPLVRTALRMVVTDTTDLVVVGEAANGAEAVRLVEETGADVVVMDLRMPGTDGIEATRIITEGPTGARVVVLTTFDDDDHVYAALHAGASGFLVKDMALDDILAAVRVVASGDALIAPSVTRRLIKQFTDRPRTVPAPPRRRAEGITDREREVLTLVGRGLSNAEVAAALHISIATAKTYVTRLLAKLDARDRVQLVIIAYEAGLVSAA